The Thermanaerovibrio acidaminovorans DSM 6589 genome contains a region encoding:
- a CDS encoding 4Fe-4S binding protein: MEVKLLKTYAEKCVRCGACMAACAKAYFKEEDPELSRIRVSDVGNMPNLNVCNQCGACIEVCPTQALERDKNGVVQLRKDKCTSCMMCVGYCPTASMFFNAKKQSQPFKCIACGLCAKACPTGALEIIG; encoded by the coding sequence ATGGAAGTGAAGCTCCTCAAGACCTATGCGGAGAAGTGCGTCCGGTGCGGCGCCTGCATGGCCGCCTGCGCCAAGGCCTACTTTAAGGAGGAGGACCCGGAGCTTTCCAGGATAAGGGTGTCCGACGTGGGCAACATGCCTAACCTGAACGTCTGCAACCAGTGCGGCGCCTGCATAGAGGTGTGTCCCACCCAGGCGCTGGAGAGGGACAAGAACGGGGTGGTCCAGCTCAGGAAGGACAAGTGCACCTCCTGCATGATGTGCGTAGGTTACTGCCCCACTGCTAGCATGTTCTTCAACGCCAAGAAGCAGAGCCAGCCCTTCAAGTGCATCGCCTGCGGACTCTGCGCCAAGGCATGCCCCACCGGTGCCTTGGAGATCATAGGCTAG
- the thiS gene encoding sulfur carrier protein ThiS, whose product MDSFITVNGDRHPWREGMTVKDLLDEKRFTFRMIAVWIDDRPVERDRFDSTPIPKGAKVQVVHMISGG is encoded by the coding sequence ATGGATAGCTTCATCACCGTCAACGGAGATCGGCACCCCTGGAGAGAGGGGATGACCGTCAAGGACCTGCTGGACGAGAAGCGGTTCACCTTCCGAATGATCGCCGTATGGATCGACGATCGACCCGTGGAGCGGGATCGATTCGACTCCACCCCCATACCCAAGGGGGCCAAGGTACAGGTGGTTCACATGATAAGTGGCGGCTGA
- a CDS encoding aldehyde ferredoxin oxidoreductase family protein has product MEKMKLLAQWTYTPKPIHRGYTKEVCLVDLGNRDGKYRFETKTLSDEFVERFTGGRGFGLGLLWEAVNENTKWDDPENEIIISGGPLCGITQYPGAGKCYSVFLSPATKQTYASNAGGYFGPLIKFSGFDSFELRGIADRNVIIFVDGDQGKVEIYESPFSPKDNSYTITDELHDYFSAEDEDRENGKRAISVVSTGQAAAHSYICGMNFSFYDLRRKVARLKQAGRGGGGTVLRHKGVHALVVKKRKVTGVENDPADLATLQQVGIKLHKEIHDYDDVQCKMRKVGTAHLNEVMNDYHLLPVNNYKFGQHPDINNIHSDVYTSLFTQGLPDGCWYGCSLSCAKAADNFELKTGPWKGKKVTVDGPEYETAASLGSVIGIFDPKWTIEANFYADHYGFDTISLGTILAFLAECYELGLINKDHTGGLELTFGNKDAMMEMIHRMAEGTDEFAVAASRGIRYLKDFLSEKYGADRKVMEDIGMEGQGLEVSQYRCQESIAQWGGYFLTLKGPQHDEAWLIFMDMVNKQLPTFEDKAEALYYFPNFRLWFSLVGLCKLPWNDIEPADNHIRYKGIEAAKVPEHVQNYVDIFNAVTGKNITKEDIITQSEKVYNFERVFNLRMGKGTREWHNIPARGLGPVFEDEYMARPDYFDDKLREAGIDPQGLSVKEKIEKLQAHRRAQWEKLVDAVYKRRGWNKNGIPTLETVKRLGIDTPEVVEVLKKHLRPEDEWDN; this is encoded by the coding sequence ATGGAGAAGATGAAGCTTCTCGCCCAGTGGACCTACACGCCCAAGCCCATTCACCGGGGCTACACCAAGGAGGTCTGCCTCGTTGACCTGGGCAACCGGGACGGCAAGTACCGTTTCGAGACCAAGACCCTGTCCGATGAGTTCGTGGAGCGCTTCACCGGCGGAAGGGGGTTCGGCCTGGGCCTCCTCTGGGAGGCGGTCAACGAGAACACCAAGTGGGATGACCCGGAGAACGAGATCATCATATCCGGCGGCCCCCTCTGCGGCATAACCCAGTACCCCGGGGCGGGCAAGTGCTACTCGGTCTTCCTCTCCCCCGCCACCAAGCAGACCTACGCCAGCAACGCGGGGGGGTACTTCGGTCCCCTGATCAAGTTCTCCGGCTTCGACTCCTTCGAGCTGAGGGGCATCGCGGACCGTAACGTGATCATCTTCGTGGACGGGGACCAGGGCAAGGTGGAGATATACGAGTCCCCCTTCAGCCCCAAGGACAACTCCTACACCATAACCGATGAGCTCCACGACTACTTCTCCGCAGAGGATGAGGATAGGGAGAACGGCAAGAGGGCCATATCGGTGGTCTCCACTGGCCAGGCGGCGGCCCACAGCTACATCTGCGGCATGAACTTCAGCTTCTACGACCTGCGCCGCAAGGTGGCCAGGCTGAAGCAGGCGGGCAGGGGTGGCGGCGGCACGGTGCTCCGCCACAAGGGGGTCCACGCCCTAGTGGTCAAGAAGCGCAAGGTGACCGGCGTGGAGAACGACCCGGCGGACCTGGCCACCCTCCAGCAGGTGGGCATAAAGCTCCACAAAGAGATCCACGACTACGATGACGTGCAGTGCAAGATGCGCAAGGTCGGCACCGCCCACCTCAACGAGGTCATGAACGACTACCACCTGTTGCCGGTCAACAACTACAAGTTCGGCCAGCATCCGGACATAAACAACATCCACTCGGACGTCTACACCAGCCTCTTCACCCAGGGGCTCCCCGACGGGTGCTGGTACGGTTGTTCCCTCTCCTGCGCCAAGGCGGCGGACAACTTCGAGCTGAAGACCGGACCTTGGAAGGGCAAGAAGGTGACCGTCGACGGCCCCGAGTACGAGACCGCCGCATCCCTCGGATCGGTCATTGGCATATTCGATCCCAAGTGGACCATAGAGGCCAACTTCTACGCGGACCACTACGGGTTCGACACCATATCCCTGGGCACCATCCTGGCCTTCCTGGCAGAGTGCTACGAGCTGGGGCTCATCAACAAGGACCACACCGGCGGCCTTGAGCTCACCTTCGGCAACAAGGACGCCATGATGGAGATGATCCACCGGATGGCGGAGGGCACCGACGAGTTCGCCGTGGCGGCCAGCCGGGGCATAAGGTACCTCAAGGACTTCCTCAGCGAGAAGTACGGGGCGGACCGCAAGGTGATGGAGGACATCGGCATGGAGGGACAGGGCCTGGAGGTCTCCCAGTACCGGTGCCAGGAGTCCATCGCCCAGTGGGGAGGCTACTTCCTCACCCTCAAGGGTCCCCAGCACGACGAGGCGTGGCTCATCTTCATGGACATGGTCAACAAGCAGCTCCCCACCTTCGAGGACAAGGCGGAGGCCCTCTACTACTTCCCCAACTTCCGGCTCTGGTTCTCCCTGGTGGGCCTCTGCAAGCTACCCTGGAACGACATCGAGCCGGCGGACAACCACATCCGCTACAAGGGCATCGAGGCCGCCAAGGTGCCCGAGCACGTGCAGAACTACGTGGATATCTTCAACGCCGTCACGGGCAAGAACATAACCAAGGAGGACATAATCACCCAGTCCGAGAAGGTCTACAACTTCGAGCGGGTCTTCAACCTCCGGATGGGCAAGGGGACCAGGGAGTGGCACAACATCCCCGCCAGGGGCCTGGGACCCGTCTTCGAGGACGAGTACATGGCAAGGCCGGACTACTTCGACGATAAGCTCCGGGAGGCGGGCATAGACCCCCAGGGACTCTCGGTCAAGGAAAAGATCGAGAAGCTCCAAGCCCACCGCAGGGCCCAGTGGGAGAAGCTGGTTGATGCGGTCTACAAGCGCAGGGGATGGAACAAGAACGGCATCCCCACCCTTGAGACCGTAAAGCGCCTCGGCATAGACACCCCTGAGGTGGTGGAGGTGCTGAAGAAGCACCTGCGCCCGGAGGACGAGTGGGACAACTGA